A region from the Desulfitobacterium dehalogenans ATCC 51507 genome encodes:
- a CDS encoding sugar nucleotide-binding protein: MKKVAVLGSTGMAGHVIALYLEEQGFDVYRMSRSEKNSDKSISLDANNIPALSHWLDVISPQIIVNCIGLLQKECDKYPEKAVLINSYLPRFLESKYLSTAVRIIHLSTDCVFSGKRGNYIENDFTDGPTMYDRSKAMGEINNSKDLTFRMSIIGPDNDINGAGLFNWFMKQTGTINGYGKAIWNGVTTIELARGIVAAIGQGLSGLYQLVPEEPIDKYNLLLLVKEAFQKEDIAIACTEDVRINKSLINTRSDFDFYVSSYPDQIMDMKEWIMAHQHLYPHYERYLYGKK, from the coding sequence TTGAAAAAAGTAGCGGTACTTGGTTCCACAGGAATGGCAGGCCATGTAATTGCCTTATACTTGGAAGAACAAGGTTTTGATGTCTATCGTATGTCACGCAGCGAAAAAAACTCCGATAAAAGTATTTCACTTGACGCCAATAATATTCCCGCGCTCAGCCATTGGCTGGATGTAATTTCACCGCAAATTATTGTCAACTGTATAGGTCTTTTGCAAAAGGAATGTGATAAATATCCGGAGAAAGCAGTTCTAATTAACTCCTATCTGCCTAGGTTTCTGGAAAGTAAATATCTCTCCACAGCAGTTCGCATAATCCACCTCTCTACGGACTGCGTTTTCTCTGGTAAGCGTGGCAATTATATAGAAAACGATTTTACGGACGGCCCAACGATGTATGACCGCAGTAAAGCTATGGGAGAAATCAATAATTCCAAAGACCTAACTTTCAGAATGTCTATTATCGGTCCGGATAATGATATTAATGGCGCAGGCCTGTTCAATTGGTTTATGAAACAAACAGGTACAATTAACGGATACGGCAAAGCAATCTGGAACGGTGTGACCACTATTGAATTGGCTAGAGGTATTGTCGCGGCAATAGGGCAGGGTCTCTCTGGTCTTTATCAACTGGTTCCGGAAGAGCCGATAGATAAATATAATCTTTTATTGCTTGTCAAGGAAGCTTTTCAAAAAGAAGACATTGCTATCGCTTGCACTGAGGATGTAAGAATAAACAAAAGCTTAATTAACACCCGGTCAGATTTTGATTTTTACGTAAGTAGTTATCCCGATCAGATTATGGACATGAAGGAATGGATTATGGCACATCAGCATTTGTATCCCCATTATGAGAGATATTTATATGGAAAGAAATAG
- the wecB gene encoding non-hydrolyzing UDP-N-acetylglucosamine 2-epimerase: MKVMTIVGTRPEIIKLSCVIEELDKYTEHILVHTGQNYDYELNEIFFAGMGIRKPDVFLNAAGEMAAETIGNVIIKSDEIIKEMQPDALLLYGDTNSCLAVISAKRNKIPVFHMEAGNRCFDQRVPEELNRKIVDHLSDINMTITEHARRYLLAEGLSPETVIKIGSSMKEVIQRQNASIQASTVLEDLSLSKGEYFVLSAHREENVDSRVNFRNLVDSVNAVAEKYQKRVIVSLHPRTRKLLEKEDFQFSHLIELMKPLGFADYITLQTNAFCVLSDSGTITEESSLLKFPAITIRQVHERPEGMDEGTLIMSGLEKNNILNAIEVVTSQYSSGMQNFHIVPDYDTDNVSKKVVRIILSYTDYINRTVWGRG; this comes from the coding sequence ATGAAGGTAATGACCATCGTGGGCACACGCCCCGAGATAATTAAATTAAGCTGTGTTATAGAAGAGTTAGATAAATATACGGAGCATATCCTTGTCCATACCGGTCAAAATTATGATTATGAACTTAATGAAATTTTCTTTGCAGGAATGGGTATCCGCAAGCCAGATGTTTTTCTTAATGCAGCAGGAGAAATGGCTGCAGAAACTATTGGGAATGTTATTATCAAATCTGATGAGATTATAAAAGAAATGCAGCCTGATGCCCTTTTGCTGTATGGGGATACCAATTCCTGTTTAGCTGTGATATCAGCCAAGAGAAACAAAATTCCCGTGTTCCATATGGAAGCCGGCAACCGTTGCTTTGACCAAAGAGTTCCGGAAGAGTTGAACCGCAAGATTGTGGACCACCTTTCCGATATAAATATGACGATCACAGAACATGCTCGGCGCTACCTGCTGGCGGAAGGGCTTAGCCCGGAAACGGTGATCAAAATCGGTTCCAGCATGAAAGAAGTCATCCAGCGCCAGAACGCGTCTATTCAGGCATCCACTGTACTTGAGGATTTATCTTTGAGCAAAGGGGAATATTTTGTTTTGTCTGCCCATCGGGAAGAGAATGTGGACTCCAGGGTGAATTTCCGCAATCTGGTTGATTCTGTTAATGCTGTAGCTGAGAAATATCAGAAGAGGGTGATTGTATCACTTCACCCTCGAACCAGAAAACTGTTGGAAAAAGAAGACTTTCAGTTCTCTCATCTGATTGAATTAATGAAACCCCTTGGTTTTGCTGATTATATCACCTTGCAGACCAATGCCTTCTGTGTCCTAAGTGACAGCGGGACAATTACTGAAGAATCTTCTTTGCTTAAATTCCCCGCGATTACAATCCGTCAGGTTCACGAAAGGCCGGAGGGAATGGATGAGGGAACGCTCATCATGAGTGGCCTGGAAAAGAATAATATTCTGAACGCGATTGAGGTGGTAACTTCGCAATATTCCTCAGGTATGCAAAATTTTCACATTGTTCCGGATTATGATACCGATAATGTCTCAAAAAAAGTGGTCCGCATCATTTTAAGCTATACCGACTATATTAACCGAACTGTCTGGGGAAGGGGATGA
- a CDS encoding polysaccharide biosynthesis protein produces the protein MFERKTLLITGGTGSFGEAVLRRFLDTDIGEIRVFSRDEKKQDDMRNRYKNSKLKFFIGDVRNYNSISQAMVGVDYVFHAAALKQVPSCEYFPLEAVDTNVIGTENVLNAAINKQVKNVICLSTDKAVYPINAMGISKALMEKIVVAKNRIASSSNTVISVTRYGNVMCSRGSVIPLFINQIKSGQLITITDPNMTRFMMSLDDAVNLVLFAFENAKGGEIFIQKAPACTIEILAQAVGELFDYSGQPQIIGTRHGEKLYESLLTREEMARAADLGDYYMIPPDDRDLNYNQYFTAGKTEFSLADDYTSHNTIRLSKPEMMDMLLGLDYVKHAIKGELNEEGY, from the coding sequence ATGTTTGAAAGGAAAACCTTATTGATAACAGGAGGCACTGGTTCCTTCGGTGAAGCGGTACTTCGCAGATTTTTGGATACTGATATTGGTGAAATTAGAGTTTTCAGTCGCGATGAAAAAAAGCAGGATGATATGCGCAATAGATATAAGAACTCTAAGCTTAAGTTCTTTATTGGGGATGTGCGGAATTACAACAGTATATCCCAAGCTATGGTCGGAGTTGACTATGTTTTTCATGCTGCGGCACTCAAGCAGGTTCCTTCCTGCGAATACTTCCCATTGGAGGCGGTTGACACTAATGTAATCGGAACTGAAAATGTTTTGAACGCTGCTATCAATAAGCAAGTAAAAAATGTTATCTGTCTTTCTACAGATAAAGCGGTATATCCCATTAATGCCATGGGGATTTCCAAAGCCCTTATGGAAAAAATCGTTGTTGCCAAAAATAGGATTGCCTCAAGTAGTAATACAGTTATTTCAGTAACACGCTATGGTAATGTCATGTGCTCAAGGGGATCTGTTATACCATTATTTATTAATCAGATTAAGTCCGGTCAGTTGATTACGATAACTGATCCGAATATGACTCGCTTTATGATGTCTCTGGACGATGCGGTTAATTTAGTTCTCTTTGCTTTTGAGAACGCTAAAGGCGGGGAGATATTCATCCAAAAGGCACCGGCCTGCACCATAGAGATACTTGCCCAGGCAGTTGGGGAGTTGTTTGATTACTCTGGGCAGCCACAAATTATCGGCACCCGTCATGGCGAAAAACTTTATGAGTCTCTGCTTACGCGGGAAGAGATGGCTAGAGCGGCTGATCTGGGAGATTACTATATGATCCCGCCGGATGACCGCGATTTGAATTACAACCAATATTTTACCGCAGGGAAAACGGAATTTTCCTTGGCGGATGATTATACATCCCACAATACAATAAGGCTTTCCAAACCCGAAATGATGGACATGCTGCTGGGATTGGATTATGTCAAACACGCAATAAAAGGCGAGCTTAACGAGGAAGGGTATTAA
- a CDS encoding methyltransferase domain-containing protein produces the protein MDNRKARIDSIIADKHSRVLEIGPLNWPLVTKDIYPNSFYCDIRSTQQVKALYSGNDYLNITGIHVDIDSIVDIDYVLKDSYRETFAGEEKFDYIVASHVIEHVEDILSFFQDITSVIKPGGSICIYYPDLRYCFDHFRQSASFRDAYDVYMRGCQETSRMVLDFYFKSIAENDPAVFWRAENLEELLPANSAVDAIEAYRKSLAGVRPDDVHFWPFTDQGFLYFLCDCIRAGLMPFTCVQFSPTQENTQEFFIELRLDTDPKKDRGHEIAALKAWIASLPPDFQNSKQLTLSRENPVLIAQNQELSSTNEALRKQNFELAAQNQELSSTNEALRKQNFELAVQNQEQESNIGWITIQMREQAARNDELVSLLEEEREQGCRLLQELQSVRSSFHSIENSTIWRVTRPARIVLDFIKKLFNRNKGE, from the coding sequence GTGGATAACCGAAAAGCTCGGATCGACAGTATTATCGCCGATAAACACAGCAGAGTCCTTGAAATTGGTCCATTAAACTGGCCACTAGTGACTAAGGACATATATCCGAACAGTTTTTATTGTGACATCCGCAGTACGCAGCAGGTCAAAGCGCTGTACTCAGGTAATGACTATCTGAATATCACGGGAATTCATGTGGACATAGACAGCATTGTCGATATTGATTACGTCCTTAAGGATAGCTACCGGGAAACGTTTGCGGGTGAAGAGAAGTTTGACTATATTGTAGCATCCCATGTTATTGAGCATGTTGAGGATATCCTCTCTTTTTTCCAGGACATTACTTCTGTGATTAAACCCGGGGGTAGCATCTGCATCTATTATCCGGACCTGCGCTACTGCTTCGATCATTTTCGGCAAAGCGCGTCTTTCAGAGATGCATACGATGTTTATATGCGAGGGTGCCAGGAAACATCGCGGATGGTTTTAGACTTTTATTTTAAATCTATTGCTGAAAATGATCCCGCCGTGTTTTGGAGGGCGGAAAATCTAGAAGAGTTGCTACCTGCGAACAGTGCCGTCGATGCCATAGAGGCATATCGCAAATCCCTTGCTGGCGTGCGCCCGGACGACGTGCATTTTTGGCCTTTTACAGACCAAGGTTTTTTATACTTTTTATGTGATTGCATCCGTGCGGGGCTCATGCCCTTTACCTGCGTGCAGTTTTCTCCCACACAGGAAAATACACAGGAATTTTTTATTGAGCTAAGGCTTGATACAGATCCAAAGAAAGATCGTGGACACGAAATCGCTGCGTTAAAAGCATGGATCGCTTCACTTCCTCCGGACTTTCAAAATTCAAAACAGCTGACCCTAAGTCGAGAAAATCCTGTACTAATAGCGCAGAACCAGGAGCTTTCCTCAACAAACGAGGCTTTGAGGAAACAGAATTTTGAGCTAGCTGCACAAAACCAGGAGCTTTCCTCAACAAACGAGGCTTTGAGGAAACAGAATTTTGAGCTAGCTGTACAAAACCAGGAGCAAGAGAGCAATATCGGATGGATCACAATCCAAATGCGTGAACAGGCGGCAAGAAACGATGAACTTGTCTCCTTACTTGAGGAAGAACGTGAACAGGGTTGCAGACTTTTACAGGAGCTCCAATCCGTTAGAAGTTCGTTCCATTCAATTGAAAACAGTACAATATGGCGTGTCACAAGACCGGCCCGCATAGTGTTAGACTTTATTAAGAAGCTTTTTAATAGAAATAAAGGTGAGTGA
- a CDS encoding class I SAM-dependent methyltransferase yields MFRKKTLNNKQKAAMVLPNSAIENSAWYSHYLNLKDNIIRFQQLGLFSTSDFEGKRVLDFGGSAGQFAVALLEQGASSAIVVDTSLPLDIYQKTLKSMKNLKAYNITIEDLAITQPASVDFVVAHTVTEHISNLPSVFTSIRKIMAPGAVFLIVHDNYYHPSGAHDNFMLNVGRNGLYEYLGPKCWDTEVRCSSSLSWRQKMREQLPWVWNDENEASLDPSACEKCSFYRRSHPWSHLLWQNEFLNVFREPGFSSGKEESIINKVTPFQLTQYLIESGFIIEISQRIYHNNEPPEVLLKEPYCFSYQDLKTLNLLIRAK; encoded by the coding sequence ATGTTTAGGAAAAAGACCTTGAATAATAAGCAAAAAGCTGCGATGGTGCTCCCAAATTCAGCAATTGAGAATTCTGCATGGTATAGCCACTACCTAAATTTAAAAGATAATATTATAAGGTTTCAACAACTTGGGCTCTTTTCAACATCTGATTTTGAAGGAAAAAGGGTTCTGGATTTTGGTGGATCAGCCGGCCAATTCGCCGTAGCACTCCTTGAGCAAGGGGCTTCGTCAGCAATAGTTGTGGATACAAGTTTACCCCTTGATATTTATCAAAAAACATTAAAGTCAATGAAAAATCTCAAAGCTTACAATATAACCATTGAGGATCTCGCGATAACTCAGCCAGCTTCAGTAGATTTTGTAGTTGCCCATACAGTCACTGAACATATCAGTAATCTGCCTTCAGTATTTACATCAATTAGGAAAATAATGGCCCCAGGAGCAGTTTTTCTTATCGTACATGATAATTATTACCATCCCTCTGGTGCGCATGATAATTTTATGCTCAATGTTGGGAGGAATGGACTTTATGAGTATTTGGGGCCTAAATGTTGGGATACTGAGGTCCGTTGTTCTTCTTCTTTGAGTTGGAGACAAAAGATGAGAGAACAATTACCTTGGGTATGGAATGATGAGAATGAAGCTTCTTTAGACCCGAGTGCCTGTGAAAAGTGTTCTTTTTATAGAAGGTCTCACCCATGGAGTCATTTGCTTTGGCAAAACGAGTTTCTCAATGTATTTCGTGAACCAGGTTTTTCAAGCGGAAAAGAAGAGTCAATTATCAATAAAGTTACGCCATTTCAATTAACCCAATACTTGATAGAATCAGGATTTATCATCGAAATATCGCAACGTATATATCATAATAATGAACCCCCCGAAGTATTGCTTAAAGAGCCTTACTGTTTTAGCTATCAAGATTTGAAGACCCTTAATTTACTCATAAGAGCTAAATAA
- a CDS encoding radical SAM/SPASM domain-containing protein — MNKEKEYLALKKWDGKENLNYPIHVMIEVSNACNIRCAMCNIFSPFSSCDIYPSKDDAFIDVSLIKKNFSFIKHAYYISLFGYGEPLIHPHFTEILNILSKSKAFMTFFTNGQLLSPEMAKLLVDKNIGKITISFSGTDKETYENIYIGARFEKTLENIKYLSTYKKREGKLYPIIEVSSVGFQKHVEKLDEFVILMNEAGVNHIRLNPLYEYSDSIPELYRQSCVVTPKEKSIIDKAKQFCQDHNIFFEDNLSGYYSSINNTFTEEELRDILSGSTNEDKEKTDLYSFKNSLNLRIKKNTMPFHEYYKRETHFSYCDPDGCYTDYNFKCYAEEELRCTQPHTVMYIRQDGSIKPCCNFPVPEKSDKYKLLGSLKSEKANKVWRGNSFKILRNNADHFCYPEACMNCIKVKAQPPENAYEDILATWNAYYSCVYKSN; from the coding sequence GTGAATAAAGAAAAAGAGTATCTTGCGTTGAAAAAATGGGATGGTAAAGAAAATCTAAACTACCCTATACATGTAATGATAGAAGTAAGTAATGCATGTAACATCAGATGCGCCATGTGCAATATCTTTTCGCCGTTTTCCAGCTGTGATATTTATCCTTCAAAAGATGATGCATTCATCGATGTTTCATTGATAAAGAAAAACTTTAGCTTTATTAAGCATGCGTATTATATCTCTTTGTTTGGATACGGAGAACCATTAATTCATCCACATTTTACTGAAATACTGAACATATTGAGCAAAAGTAAAGCATTTATGACGTTTTTTACAAATGGCCAACTTTTGTCACCTGAAATGGCAAAATTATTAGTCGATAAAAATATAGGTAAGATTACTATTAGTTTTTCAGGGACAGATAAAGAAACATACGAGAATATTTATATAGGCGCAAGATTCGAAAAGACATTAGAGAACATAAAGTATTTATCTACCTATAAAAAAAGAGAAGGTAAGCTTTATCCAATTATAGAAGTGAGCAGTGTGGGCTTCCAAAAACATGTAGAGAAGTTGGATGAATTTGTAATTTTGATGAATGAGGCTGGAGTTAATCATATTAGATTAAACCCCCTGTATGAATATTCTGACTCTATTCCTGAATTATACCGCCAATCTTGTGTCGTGACGCCGAAAGAAAAATCGATAATCGATAAAGCAAAACAATTTTGCCAAGATCATAATATTTTTTTTGAGGATAATTTATCTGGATATTATAGCAGTATAAATAATACTTTTACTGAAGAAGAATTAAGGGATATTTTATCGGGCAGTACGAATGAGGACAAGGAAAAAACTGACCTATATTCATTTAAGAACAGCTTAAATCTGAGGATAAAGAAAAATACTATGCCGTTTCACGAATATTACAAGAGAGAAACACATTTTTCCTATTGCGATCCAGATGGTTGTTATACTGATTATAACTTTAAATGTTATGCTGAAGAAGAGTTACGGTGTACACAGCCCCATACGGTCATGTATATCAGACAAGATGGTTCTATAAAGCCTTGTTGCAATTTTCCGGTTCCGGAAAAAAGCGACAAGTATAAATTATTAGGAAGTTTAAAAAGCGAAAAGGCAAATAAGGTATGGCGAGGAAATAGTTTTAAGATATTAAGAAATAATGCGGATCATTTTTGCTATCCAGAGGCCTGTATGAATTGCATTAAAGTTAAGGCTCAGCCGCCTGAGAATGCATACGAAGATATACTTGCAACATGGAATGCTTATTATTCTTGTGTATATAAATCCAATTAA
- a CDS encoding glycosyltransferase, translating into MKIMLFTDIPPCKNYTAGIVLDILCGFLLDAGHQLCCFVVKNPGVDARIPSDKLDRMDFVIVDKPREDWGNTSSDPEVSRQGNSHVTHFELPPIAERAANFAKAQGVELIWSVIQGQVMIQLAQPVSKLSGIPYVFQTWDPPEWWLSANKVDPETSCITMEAFANAIRDSECFIAASWAMGEAYQQRYGCKKSIPVILGFTPEKVVPAGMKKKDDFVIALSGQIYATAEYEALVEGLNRLRWSYQGKKIVLRLYGRYFHLHFQKGTNIEVRGWMEQDELLPELADTDLLYCPYWFSEDFREASSLSFPSKLSTYLKTGVPVLMHGPEYASPRRFLERYDAGYICTTLDPDGIAEQIRTIMDAGDRDLVAQRGYQAFLDNLTLDIMRRNFFEALGLVSAAPEFHVLFSRKRLSSVVHVNNIDLLGNRFNGYDMMQVINRLPGISCRQFVMEKESENNNVISLCDRPADVWLRNRIRLSEKTLSLRGVLYPFLYKMMDHSAFQDADIVHYHLMHNDMGALPIWTEITAKKPSVLTVHDAWLLSGHCIYSMGCDKWLTGCGGCEKLDINFSMENDNTALMWKLKKLTMEKADLDIVVASDYMLDLVKRSPITRHFKHIHKIPFGINTDLFSPVDNKENLQKMFGVKKDHFVISFREDTSPYKGLECIKKALRRLKPQKPITLLTVGNKNLLAEFKSQYQIIEYGWLKDDSLMAQIYKASDLFLMPSEAEAFGMMAIEAMASGIPIVVCDGTSLPGVAFAPECGISIPQGDSDALCRNIERLIASPQECEERGMLGRKLALEYYRFEDYVERHLNLYEEILERKSMKQ; encoded by the coding sequence ATGAAGATTATGCTTTTTACGGATATACCTCCCTGCAAGAACTACACTGCAGGAATTGTGTTGGATATCCTATGTGGTTTTCTGCTTGACGCAGGGCATCAATTGTGCTGTTTTGTTGTTAAAAATCCCGGTGTTGATGCACGAATCCCCTCCGACAAGCTGGATAGAATGGACTTTGTCATCGTAGACAAACCGCGCGAAGATTGGGGAAACACTTCCTCAGATCCGGAGGTATCCCGCCAGGGAAATAGCCATGTAACTCATTTTGAGTTGCCTCCTATTGCTGAGAGGGCGGCAAATTTTGCAAAAGCCCAGGGGGTCGAGTTGATTTGGAGCGTCATACAAGGGCAGGTTATGATCCAGCTGGCGCAGCCCGTGTCAAAGTTGTCAGGCATACCATATGTATTTCAGACATGGGATCCGCCTGAATGGTGGCTCAGTGCCAATAAAGTAGATCCGGAAACCTCATGCATAACCATGGAAGCCTTCGCTAATGCTATTCGGGATTCAGAATGTTTCATCGCCGCATCTTGGGCCATGGGGGAAGCTTATCAACAACGCTATGGCTGCAAAAAGAGCATACCAGTCATCTTGGGATTTACGCCGGAAAAGGTTGTCCCTGCGGGTATGAAAAAAAAAGATGACTTTGTCATCGCTCTAAGCGGTCAGATCTATGCTACTGCGGAGTACGAAGCCTTAGTCGAAGGGCTGAATCGTCTGCGTTGGTCTTATCAAGGAAAGAAAATCGTACTTCGTCTTTATGGCAGGTACTTTCACTTACATTTCCAAAAGGGAACAAATATTGAAGTCCGGGGTTGGATGGAACAGGATGAATTGTTGCCGGAGTTGGCTGACACCGATCTGCTCTACTGTCCCTATTGGTTCAGCGAGGATTTCAGGGAAGCGAGCAGCCTGTCTTTCCCGAGTAAACTGTCCACTTATCTGAAGACTGGTGTCCCGGTGCTGATGCACGGGCCGGAGTATGCATCTCCTCGTCGCTTTTTAGAACGCTATGATGCAGGCTATATCTGCACAACACTCGACCCGGACGGAATTGCAGAACAGATAAGAACTATCATGGATGCCGGCGATCGAGATTTGGTGGCGCAGAGGGGATATCAGGCATTTCTTGATAATCTGACCTTAGATATTATGCGGCGAAATTTCTTTGAGGCTCTGGGTTTAGTATCGGCGGCTCCAGAATTTCACGTTCTTTTTTCGCGAAAGAGGCTTTCTTCCGTCGTGCATGTTAATAATATTGATTTGCTAGGAAATCGCTTTAATGGTTATGACATGATGCAGGTCATAAATCGTCTTCCCGGCATTTCTTGCCGCCAATTTGTTATGGAAAAAGAAAGCGAGAACAACAATGTCATTTCTCTTTGTGATCGCCCGGCGGATGTCTGGCTGAGAAATAGGATCCGCCTTAGTGAAAAAACGCTCAGTCTACGCGGCGTGCTGTATCCGTTCCTTTATAAAATGATGGACCATAGTGCTTTTCAGGATGCCGATATTGTCCACTACCATCTTATGCACAACGATATGGGCGCGCTACCGATCTGGACAGAGATAACGGCCAAGAAACCGTCAGTTCTTACAGTTCATGACGCATGGCTATTGAGCGGCCACTGCATTTATTCTATGGGGTGCGATAAATGGCTGACAGGTTGCGGTGGTTGCGAGAAACTCGACATTAATTTTTCTATGGAAAATGATAATACAGCGTTGATGTGGAAATTGAAAAAACTAACTATGGAGAAAGCTGATCTGGATATTGTCGTTGCATCCGATTATATGCTCGACCTGGTCAAAAGGAGTCCGATCACCCGTCATTTTAAGCATATCCATAAGATACCATTCGGTATCAATACTGATCTATTCTCTCCTGTCGATAATAAAGAGAACCTCCAGAAAATGTTCGGTGTGAAGAAAGATCATTTCGTTATTTCCTTTAGAGAAGACACTTCTCCTTACAAAGGATTGGAATGCATCAAAAAAGCACTTCGTCGTCTCAAACCACAAAAACCTATTACATTGCTTACGGTGGGCAATAAGAATCTTCTGGCCGAATTTAAATCCCAATATCAAATCATCGAGTATGGCTGGCTTAAAGATGATAGCTTGATGGCGCAGATCTATAAGGCGAGCGATTTGTTCCTTATGCCATCTGAGGCTGAAGCGTTCGGGATGATGGCAATTGAGGCCATGGCCAGTGGAATTCCAATTGTGGTATGCGACGGGACTTCACTACCAGGCGTAGCGTTTGCTCCGGAATGCGGCATCAGCATCCCTCAGGGTGATAGCGATGCCTTGTGCCGGAATATTGAGCGCCTGATTGCATCGCCTCAGGAATGTGAGGAAAGAGGTATGCTTGGCAGAAAGCTAGCACTAGAATATTATCGTTTTGAAGACTATGTGGAGCGGCATTTGAATCTTTATGAGGAAATTTTGGAACGAAAAAGCATGAAACAATAA
- a CDS encoding glycosyltransferase family 4 protein codes for MSDLLVFNNERLAKYITGAQYEKYRSKICIAPYGHEGVRQKPPRKPDGTFVIAHVGQVYGNRTLAPFVAALELLLVKHPKLFSRLTVRQIGFLCKAEAQCIRNSAAASAFQIVGQIPYEESLEEMYRADCLLAVDPLFDSPEKNIYIPSKLYDYMSTGKPIFAIGDEDSATGDIMKQIGGRCVRCQTNDIYSHLLQILRNGCESGAERYGRFRLGDRAAEMDGRIQDLFL; via the coding sequence ATGTCCGATTTGCTTGTTTTTAATAATGAGAGGCTTGCAAAGTATATCACTGGAGCTCAGTATGAAAAATACCGTTCTAAAATATGTATTGCTCCTTATGGACATGAGGGCGTTCGGCAAAAGCCACCTAGGAAACCGGACGGAACATTTGTGATAGCTCATGTGGGACAAGTTTACGGCAACCGCACATTAGCGCCCTTTGTAGCGGCTTTAGAGCTGCTTTTAGTGAAACACCCCAAGCTGTTCTCACGGCTAACCGTCCGCCAGATCGGTTTCCTCTGTAAGGCCGAAGCGCAATGCATTCGTAATTCTGCGGCAGCTTCCGCCTTTCAGATTGTGGGCCAGATTCCCTATGAAGAAAGTTTAGAGGAGATGTACCGAGCGGATTGTCTGCTGGCCGTCGACCCACTGTTTGACAGTCCGGAGAAAAACATATATATACCGTCCAAACTATACGACTATATGTCTACGGGAAAGCCTATTTTTGCCATCGGTGATGAGGATAGTGCGACGGGGGATATAATGAAACAGATCGGCGGGCGGTGTGTACGCTGTCAAACGAATGATATTTACTCACATTTGTTGCAGATTCTTCGAAACGGCTGCGAAAGCGGCGCGGAAAGATATGGCCGATTTCGGCTCGGGGATCGTGCCGCAGAGATGGACGGACGGATTCAAGATTTATTTTTGTAA